A genomic segment from Pseudomonas sessilinigenes encodes:
- a CDS encoding methionine gamma-lyase: MNNKNSDLGFSTRAIHHGYNPQEHQGALIPPIYLTSTFTFATAEYGAGCFAGQEPGYFYTRIGNPTLALLESRMADLENGEAAVAFGSGMGAIAATFWTLLRPGDEVIVNRTLYGCTFALLHHGLEEFGVKVRHVDMTDPQNLRAAISPATRMVYFESPANPNMQLVDITAVARIVRQHPNITLAVDNTYCTPYLQRPLDLGADLVVHSATKYLCGHGDITAGIVVTRQELAQKIRLQGLKDLTGAVMSPQDAFLLMRGLKTLSLRMDRHCSNALAVARYLQAHPLVQWVAYPGLPSFTQYALAKRQMKLPGGMIAFELKGGLPSGCGFMNALQLFSRAVSLGDAESLAQHPASMTHSTYTPEERAAHGIAEGLVRLSVGLEDIDDLLADLAQALEACAPIAVAAPAQENASRLDKVLP; this comes from the coding sequence ATGAACAATAAAAACAGTGATCTTGGTTTTTCCACCCGCGCCATCCACCACGGCTACAACCCGCAGGAGCATCAGGGCGCGCTGATTCCTCCGATCTACCTCACCTCCACGTTCACCTTCGCAACGGCCGAGTACGGTGCCGGCTGCTTCGCCGGACAAGAGCCCGGTTACTTCTACACCCGTATCGGCAACCCAACCCTGGCCTTGCTGGAATCGCGCATGGCCGACCTGGAGAATGGCGAGGCCGCGGTGGCCTTCGGCTCCGGCATGGGCGCCATCGCCGCCACCTTCTGGACGCTGCTGCGCCCGGGAGACGAGGTCATCGTCAACCGCACGTTGTACGGCTGCACCTTTGCCCTGTTGCACCACGGCCTGGAGGAGTTCGGGGTCAAGGTCCGCCATGTGGACATGACCGATCCGCAGAACCTGCGCGCCGCCATCTCCCCCGCCACGCGGATGGTCTACTTCGAATCCCCGGCCAACCCCAACATGCAACTGGTGGACATCACCGCAGTGGCGCGCATCGTCCGCCAGCACCCCAACATCACCCTGGCGGTGGACAACACCTACTGCACTCCCTACCTGCAGCGCCCCCTGGACCTGGGGGCCGACCTGGTCGTGCATTCGGCCACCAAATACCTGTGCGGCCATGGCGACATCACCGCCGGTATCGTCGTCACCCGCCAGGAGCTGGCGCAGAAGATCCGCTTGCAGGGCCTCAAGGACCTGACTGGGGCGGTGATGTCGCCCCAGGATGCCTTCCTCCTGATGCGCGGCCTCAAGACCCTGAGCCTGCGCATGGATCGCCATTGCAGCAATGCCCTGGCCGTGGCTCGCTATCTGCAAGCGCATCCGTTGGTGCAGTGGGTGGCCTACCCCGGCCTGCCCTCCTTTACCCAGTACGCCCTGGCCAAGCGGCAAATGAAGCTGCCCGGCGGCATGATCGCCTTCGAACTCAAGGGAGGCCTGCCCAGTGGCTGCGGCTTCATGAACGCCTTGCAGCTGTTCAGTCGGGCAGTGAGCCTGGGGGATGCCGAGTCCCTGGCCCAGCATCCGGCGAGCATGACCCATTCCACCTACACCCCCGAGGAACGCGCCGCACACGGCATCGCTGAAGGCCTGGTACGTCTTTCGGTGGGCCTCGAGGACATCGACGACCTGCTGGCCGACCTCGCCCAGGCCCTGGAAGCCTGCGCGCCCATAGCAGTGGCAGCACCCGCCCAGGAGAACGCCAGCCGGCTCGACAAGGTCCTGCCCTGA
- a CDS encoding amidohydrolase: MKNALTITLASALAFVAMESQAAVDLLLHNGKVFTAEQGQPLQQAVAVEQGRIVKVGSDAQVLALKTAGTRVVDLQGKVLMPGFIDSHSHAIFGGLKLKAADLESQLLPVDELERRLRGWRDDGKARHGDTLSVSGFPSTYWSQVDALEQRFNQGEWADTPILFVGWDYHTGWANRAMLKRAGIDAQRVKALTGEAVATIGHHPDGTPNGFVADAGLSALTSQVPAPSFEQMLDAGRAARDLNHSLGITALMDPAANAVPSDALFAMHPTAQTVGVLPVYKALAEKGELDLRVAALMVANPKSRPADLAVLDQVRRQFLDVPNLSLPGIKIFADGVAEFPAQTASLLTPYKNSQKGGELLIDPAHFGELVSAADARGWLVHVHAIGDRAVRESLNGIEQARRQRHSGVVHSITHLQMVNPKEFARFKPLDVIASMQLYWASADELSIDLLKPYITAMQFQFMYPARSLFKNGATIAGASDWPVSTPEPWKAIAQAVSRKGPKGVLNKDEGIDRQAMFYAYTRNAARAIGLEQQIGSLVPGKQADLIVLDRDVFQVPDEQLAGTQVLSTYFAGREVYHRPGE; this comes from the coding sequence ATGAAAAACGCACTGACGATCACGCTGGCCTCGGCGCTGGCTTTTGTCGCAATGGAAAGCCAAGCGGCGGTGGATTTGCTGCTGCACAACGGCAAGGTGTTCACCGCCGAGCAGGGCCAGCCCCTGCAGCAGGCGGTGGCGGTGGAGCAGGGGCGGATCGTCAAGGTCGGCAGCGACGCCCAGGTGCTGGCGCTCAAGACGGCGGGCACCCGGGTGGTCGATCTGCAGGGCAAGGTGCTGATGCCCGGCTTCATCGACAGCCACAGCCACGCGATCTTCGGTGGCCTCAAACTCAAGGCCGCGGACCTGGAAAGCCAGCTGTTGCCGGTGGATGAGCTGGAGCGACGCCTGCGCGGCTGGCGTGACGACGGCAAGGCGCGCCATGGCGATACCCTGAGCGTCAGCGGTTTTCCTTCCACTTATTGGAGCCAGGTGGATGCGCTGGAGCAACGCTTCAACCAGGGCGAGTGGGCGGATACACCGATCCTGTTCGTCGGCTGGGACTACCACACCGGCTGGGCCAACCGCGCCATGCTCAAGCGTGCCGGCATCGATGCCCAGCGGGTCAAGGCGCTGACGGGCGAGGCGGTGGCCACCATCGGTCACCATCCCGATGGCACGCCCAATGGCTTCGTCGCCGATGCCGGGCTCTCGGCCCTGACCTCCCAGGTACCGGCGCCGAGCTTCGAACAGATGCTCGACGCCGGGCGTGCTGCCCGGGACCTGAACCACAGCCTGGGCATCACCGCGCTAATGGACCCGGCGGCCAACGCGGTACCCAGTGATGCGCTGTTCGCCATGCATCCCACGGCCCAGACCGTGGGCGTCTTGCCGGTGTACAAGGCGCTGGCCGAGAAAGGCGAACTGGACCTGCGGGTCGCCGCGTTGATGGTGGCCAATCCCAAGAGCCGGCCAGCGGATCTTGCGGTACTGGACCAGGTACGCCGGCAGTTTCTCGATGTGCCCAACCTGAGCTTGCCGGGAATCAAGATCTTCGCCGATGGTGTTGCCGAGTTTCCGGCCCAGACCGCGTCCTTGCTGACGCCCTACAAGAACTCGCAGAAGGGCGGTGAGTTGCTGATCGACCCGGCGCATTTCGGCGAGTTGGTCAGCGCCGCCGACGCCCGTGGCTGGCTGGTGCATGTGCACGCCATCGGCGATCGCGCGGTGCGTGAGTCGCTCAACGGCATCGAGCAAGCCCGGCGCCAGCGCCACAGTGGCGTGGTGCACTCGATCACCCACCTGCAAATGGTCAATCCCAAGGAGTTCGCGCGCTTCAAGCCGCTGGACGTGATCGCCTCGATGCAGCTGTATTGGGCCTCCGCCGATGAACTGAGCATCGACCTGCTCAAGCCCTACATCACGGCCATGCAGTTCCAGTTCATGTACCCGGCGCGCTCGTTGTTCAAGAACGGCGCCACCATCGCTGGTGCCAGCGATTGGCCGGTGAGCACGCCCGAGCCATGGAAGGCCATCGCCCAGGCGGTCAGTCGCAAGGGCCCCAAGGGGGTGTTGAACAAGGATGAAGGCATCGATCGCCAGGCCATGTTCTACGCCTACACCCGCAATGCCGCCCGTGCCATCGGCCTGGAGCAGCAGATCGGCAGCCTGGTCCCGGGCAAGCAGGCCGACCTGATCGTGCTCGATCGCGATGTGTTCCAGGTTCCCGATGAGCAGTTGGCCGGCACCCAGGTGCTGAGCACCTATTTCGCCGGTCGCGAGGTCTACCACCGCCCGGGCGAATGA
- a CDS encoding Lrp/AsnC family transcriptional regulator, with the protein MPAGLDRTDKALLVALQDNARLTNAELADTVALTTSPCWRRVKLLEDSGVITGYQAILSPKALGYGVTAFVSVMMESHSRETARAFEQRLLEIPEIIACHNVSGRYDFLLEVLAKDLESFGEFAREVLQTLPAVKEIYSSFSFKSVKPARLIPVLQPGG; encoded by the coding sequence ATGCCCGCTGGCCTGGACCGTACCGACAAAGCCCTGCTTGTCGCCCTGCAAGACAATGCCCGACTGACCAATGCGGAATTGGCCGACACGGTCGCCCTGACCACTTCGCCGTGCTGGCGCCGGGTCAAGTTGCTGGAGGACAGCGGAGTCATCACCGGCTACCAGGCGATCCTCTCGCCCAAGGCCCTGGGCTACGGCGTGACCGCCTTCGTCAGCGTCATGATGGAATCCCACTCCCGCGAGACCGCCCGAGCCTTCGAGCAGCGGTTGCTGGAGATTCCCGAGATCATCGCCTGCCACAACGTCTCCGGGCGCTATGACTTTCTCCTCGAAGTGCTGGCCAAGGATCTGGAGTCCTTCGGCGAGTTCGCCCGCGAAGTGCTGCAGACCCTGCCCGCGGTGAAGGAAATCTACTCGAGCTTTTCATTCAAATCGGTAAAGCCGGCGCGATTGATCCCGGTGCTTCAACCCGGCGGTTGA
- a CDS encoding phage tail protein, producing the protein MDPFLGEIRLFPWGWAPEGWLPCEGQILPFNSNVALASLLGKTFGGDGTTTFGLPDLRGRVALGQNLKPSTVPPIMDVHVLGTQGGTETVAMPQSSLLAHTHATHVSNTTGNAGPAGNIPAISSNTAGAVAKPTYTLAANNPMRLNNATVVPTEGLPMQNMQPSIVGCFCIATTGTYPPRP; encoded by the coding sequence ATGGATCCCTTTCTCGGCGAAATCCGCCTGTTCCCCTGGGGTTGGGCACCTGAAGGCTGGCTCCCGTGCGAGGGGCAGATCCTGCCATTCAACAGCAACGTGGCGCTGGCCTCCCTGCTGGGCAAGACCTTTGGTGGCGATGGCACCACCACCTTCGGCCTGCCGGACCTGCGTGGCCGGGTAGCCCTGGGACAGAACCTCAAGCCCTCGACTGTTCCTCCGATCATGGATGTCCATGTGCTGGGCACTCAGGGCGGCACTGAAACAGTGGCCATGCCGCAAAGTTCGCTGCTCGCGCACACCCATGCCACCCATGTCTCGAATACCACCGGTAACGCAGGACCTGCCGGCAACATTCCCGCCATCAGCTCGAACACCGCGGGCGCGGTTGCAAAACCGACCTACACCCTGGCGGCGAACAATCCCATGCGCCTCAACAACGCCACGGTCGTTCCGACCGAGGGCTTGCCCATGCAGAACATGCAACCTTCCATCGTTGGCTGTTTCTGCATTGCCACGACCGGCACCTACCCTCCGCGCCCTTAA
- a CDS encoding phage tail protein encodes MSEAFVGEIRIFAGNYPPQGWTVCDGKLLSINDYQILYSLLGTLYGGNGTTTFAVPNYSDRLVVGMGSGPGLTPRALVTTMGVTAVTMRPENTPSHSHSFNVSTDNAISSEPSPAATSKKMTFGTFPGAGIITGLYSKGTGTSPAQALDPAFLDTALIPPSINATPHTNLMGSLSICYIICLAGLYPTRNQ; translated from the coding sequence ATGTCTGAAGCCTTCGTCGGAGAGATCCGCATATTCGCTGGTAACTATCCACCTCAAGGTTGGACAGTGTGTGACGGCAAGCTTCTCTCGATCAACGACTACCAAATCCTGTATTCGTTACTGGGCACCCTGTATGGCGGCAACGGCACCACCACCTTCGCCGTGCCGAACTACTCCGACCGACTCGTTGTAGGGATGGGAAGTGGTCCGGGCCTGACCCCAAGGGCACTGGTGACAACCATGGGAGTGACAGCAGTCACCATGCGCCCGGAGAACACGCCAAGCCATAGCCACTCTTTCAACGTGAGCACCGACAACGCCATCTCCTCAGAACCCTCCCCCGCGGCCACTTCCAAGAAGATGACCTTCGGCACGTTCCCGGGTGCGGGCATCATCACCGGCCTGTACAGCAAGGGAACCGGTACCTCACCTGCCCAAGCCCTGGACCCGGCCTTTCTCGACACCGCGCTGATCCCCCCCAGCATCAACGCGACCCCTCATACAAACCTGATGGGCTCACTGAGCATCTGCTACATCATTTGCCTGGCCGGCCTGTATCCGACCCGCAACCAGTAA
- a CDS encoding branched-chain amino acid ABC transporter substrate-binding protein: MSRINNKATQLLSAMILAGLACHSLAADTIRIGIAGAKTGPVAQYGDMQFSGARMAIEQINAKGGVDGKKLEAVEYDDACDPKQAVAVANKVVNDGVKYVVGHLCSSSTQPASDIYEDEGIVMITPAATSPELTSRGYKMVFRTIGLDNAQGPAAARYIAKLKPANVAVLHDKQQYGEGIASSVKDILGKEGIKVAMFEGINVGERDYSSILAKIKQANVDFVYFGGYHPEMGLLLRQAKEKGLTARFMGPEGVGNDSISQIAKDASEGMLVTLPKSFDQDPANKALVEAFQAKQENPSGPFVLPSYSAVEVIAGAIAAAKSEDPEKVAQAIHAGTFKTPTGDLSFDEKGDLKDFKFVVYEWHYGKPKTATADNAGL, from the coding sequence ATGAGTCGTATCAATAACAAAGCCACCCAACTGCTCAGCGCCATGATCCTCGCCGGCCTCGCCTGCCATTCCCTGGCCGCCGACACCATCCGGATCGGTATCGCCGGGGCCAAGACCGGCCCGGTCGCGCAATACGGCGACATGCAGTTCAGCGGCGCGCGCATGGCCATCGAGCAGATCAACGCCAAGGGCGGCGTCGACGGCAAGAAGCTCGAAGCCGTTGAATACGACGACGCCTGCGACCCCAAGCAAGCGGTGGCCGTGGCCAACAAGGTGGTCAATGACGGCGTCAAGTACGTGGTCGGCCACCTGTGCTCCAGTTCCACCCAGCCAGCGTCGGACATCTATGAAGACGAAGGCATCGTGATGATCACCCCGGCCGCGACCAGCCCGGAGCTGACTTCCCGTGGCTACAAGATGGTGTTCCGCACCATCGGCCTGGACAATGCCCAGGGTCCGGCGGCAGCACGCTACATCGCCAAGCTCAAGCCCGCCAACGTCGCCGTGCTCCACGACAAGCAGCAGTACGGCGAAGGCATCGCCAGCTCGGTCAAGGACATCCTTGGCAAGGAAGGCATCAAGGTGGCGATGTTCGAAGGCATCAACGTTGGCGAGCGCGATTACTCCTCGATCCTGGCCAAGATCAAGCAGGCCAATGTCGACTTCGTGTACTTCGGCGGCTACCACCCGGAAATGGGCCTGTTGCTGCGCCAGGCCAAGGAAAAGGGCCTGACCGCGCGCTTCATGGGACCTGAAGGCGTGGGCAACGACTCCATCTCGCAAATCGCCAAGGATGCCTCCGAAGGCATGCTGGTGACCCTGCCCAAGTCCTTCGACCAGGACCCGGCCAACAAGGCCCTGGTGGAAGCCTTCCAGGCCAAGCAGGAAAACCCCAGCGGACCGTTCGTGCTGCCTTCCTACTCGGCAGTAGAGGTGATTGCCGGCGCCATCGCCGCGGCCAAGAGCGAAGACCCGGAGAAGGTCGCCCAGGCGATCCACGCCGGCACCTTCAAGACCCCGACCGGGGACCTGAGCTTCGATGAAAAAGGCGACCTCAAGGACTTCAAGTTCGTGGTCTACGAATGGCACTACGGCAAGCCGAAGACAGCAACGGCCGATAACGCCGGGCTCTGA
- a CDS encoding phage tail protein, translating to MDAFTGEIRLFPYNFAPRNWAYCDGSTLTVQQNPGLFSVIGNMYGGTPGITFQLPDLSGRVAMGAGALSQFAVGIKMGADRIQLQPNNISSHTHLVLAKDGSETAAALDTPNNTAYLAQPRNVRLYSTVVPTSGDQTLDPGTVGPAGNPTIPPTMRNTMQPYLTLCYCICLDGEYPVKP from the coding sequence ATGGACGCGTTTACCGGTGAAATCAGACTGTTCCCCTACAACTTCGCACCGCGAAACTGGGCCTATTGCGATGGTTCGACCCTTACTGTCCAACAGAACCCAGGGCTCTTTTCGGTCATTGGCAACATGTATGGCGGCACTCCAGGGATAACCTTCCAACTGCCCGATCTCAGCGGACGCGTCGCCATGGGTGCCGGAGCCCTCAGCCAGTTCGCCGTGGGTATCAAGATGGGCGCCGACCGGATACAACTGCAGCCCAATAACATCTCGTCCCATACCCACTTGGTCCTGGCCAAGGACGGCAGCGAAACGGCAGCGGCCCTGGACACCCCCAACAACACCGCTTACCTGGCACAACCACGCAATGTGCGTTTGTACAGCACCGTCGTCCCGACGTCGGGCGACCAAACGCTGGACCCTGGCACAGTGGGACCGGCCGGCAACCCCACGATACCGCCGACAATGCGCAACACCATGCAGCCCTACCTGACGTTGTGCTATTGCATCTGCCTGGATGGCGAGTACCCGGTCAAACCCTGA
- a CDS encoding LysR family transcriptional regulator, which translates to MDQLGAISMFVATADQGSFTRAAAHLGKTTSALTKAVTHLETQLGTRLFERSTRRIALTEAGHLYLASARQVLAQLQQAREDIHQLQQQMCGILRLVAPPSFAPAFLNAVCYRFLEQYPQMRLDVELTDEFVDLLRGGYDLAVRDGPVDLPDLVARPLTANRILLCASPRYLQRKPLPVTPQTFAEHDWLIFRHPALNPHFWHFTLDGRQQRMAQPVPRLASDNYDFLFGALLAGLGLQLCPQWSALPYLQRGELVQLLPEAVPDPGQFGPMIHIIYPAHRRHTRKHQAFVECLKQYLDEQHLH; encoded by the coding sequence ATGGACCAGTTGGGCGCCATCAGCATGTTCGTCGCCACCGCCGACCAGGGCAGTTTCACTCGCGCCGCCGCCCACCTGGGCAAGACCACCTCGGCCCTGACCAAGGCCGTCACCCATTTGGAAACCCAGCTGGGTACCCGCTTGTTCGAACGCTCCACACGCCGCATCGCCCTCACCGAGGCCGGGCACCTCTACCTGGCCAGCGCCCGCCAGGTGCTGGCCCAACTGCAACAGGCCCGGGAGGATATCCATCAGTTGCAGCAGCAGATGTGCGGCATCCTGCGCCTGGTGGCGCCGCCCTCCTTCGCCCCAGCCTTTCTCAACGCCGTCTGTTATCGGTTCCTGGAGCAATACCCGCAGATGCGCCTGGACGTAGAGCTGACCGACGAATTCGTCGACCTGCTCAGGGGCGGCTACGACCTGGCGGTACGCGATGGCCCGGTGGACCTGCCGGACCTGGTCGCTCGGCCACTGACCGCCAACCGCATCCTGCTCTGTGCCAGCCCGCGTTACCTGCAACGCAAGCCACTGCCGGTCACCCCGCAGACGTTTGCCGAGCATGACTGGCTGATCTTCCGCCACCCCGCGCTTAATCCGCATTTCTGGCACTTCACCCTCGATGGCCGGCAACAGCGCATGGCCCAGCCAGTGCCACGGCTGGCCAGTGACAACTACGATTTCCTGTTCGGTGCGTTACTGGCAGGCCTGGGCCTGCAACTGTGCCCGCAATGGAGCGCCCTGCCTTACCTGCAACGGGGCGAGCTGGTGCAACTGCTGCCCGAGGCAGTACCCGATCCGGGGCAGTTCGGCCCGATGATCCATATCATCTACCCAGCCCATCGGCGCCACACTCGCAAGCACCAGGCCTTCGTCGAATGCCTGAAACAGTACCTGGACGAACAGCATTTGCACTGA